In Castanea sativa cultivar Marrone di Chiusa Pesio chromosome 6, ASM4071231v1, a single window of DNA contains:
- the LOC142640089 gene encoding uncharacterized protein LOC142640089 has translation MAVALNRFIFRSADRRRPFYQLLHKWKDFQWTDECALAFEDLKQYLASPPILSRLEKEEVLYAYLAVTDYAVSLVLIRNADGIQKPVYYVSKSLQEVEMRYLPLEKAVLAVSDYIGRVAKWGTRLGAYDVKYMPRTAVKGQVLADFVAEFTEDNLKKIDVILTVTSIVPIKVPPWKVYTNGASNRKGAGVGIVLITPKELIMEKSLRLGFIATNNEAEYEAFLVGTLMVQQLGGEVVEVYCDSRLVVGQVNGEFEARDERMQGYLSRVKCALNKFKSFVVKQIPRGQNAHVD, from the exons ATGGCAGTTGCGTTAAACAGGTTTATCTTTCGGTCTGCGGACAGGCGTCGACCTTTTTATCAGCTCTTACACAAGTGGAAAGATTTTCAATGGACTGACGAATGCGCTCTGGCCTTTGAGGATCTAAAGCAATATTTGGCTAGCCCGCCGATACTATCTAGACTTGAGAAGGAGGAAGTGTTGTACGCTTACTTGGCGGTTACAGATTATGCTGTTAGCCTAGTCCTCATACGTAACGCTGATGGAATTCAAAAACCTGTGTATTACGTTAGTAAATCTTTACAAGAGGTGGAAATGCGTTACTTACCTTTAGAAAAGGCAGTGCTAGCTGTT TCAGATTATATAGGCcgagtggcaaaatggggaacaaGGCTTGGAGCATATGATGTCAAGTATATGCCACGGACAGCCGTCAAAGGGCAGGTTCTTGCCGATTTTGTGGCGGAGTTTACCGAGGATAACCTCAAGAAAATAGATGTAATCTTAACGGTGACGTCTATCGTACCTATCAAGGTTCCCCCGTGGAAAGTTTATACAAATGGAGCATCTAACCGAAAAGGAGCAGGAGTTGGGATTGTGTTGATTACTCCTAAGGAGTTGATTATGGAAAAATCATTACGGTTAGGTTTTATagccaccaacaatgaggccgagtatgaggcCTTTTTGGTAGGAACTCTAATGGTTCAACAGTTGGGGGGAGAAGTGGTAGAAGTATATTGTGATTCCCGTTTAGTCGTCGGGCAAGTCAATGGGGAGTTTGAAGCTAGGGATGAAAGAATGCAGGGGTATCTTAGTAGGGTGAAGTGTGCTTTAAACAAGTTTAAGAGTTTTGTGGTGAAGCAAATCCCTAGAGGACAGAATGCTCACGTTGACTGA
- the LOC142638532 gene encoding ubiquitin-conjugating enzyme E2 7-like — protein MAASQASLLLQKQLRDLCKNPVDGFSAGLVDEDNVFEWSVSIIGPPDTLYEGGFFNAIMSFPSNYPNSPPSVRFTSEIWHPNVYSDGKVCISILHPPGDDPNGYERASERWSPVHTVESIVLSIISMLSSPNDESPANVDAAKQWRDQRDEFRKKVSRCVRKSQEML, from the exons ATGGCTGCGTCTCAAGCAAGCCTGCTCCTCCAAAAGCAGCTCAGAG ATCTCTGTAAAAACCCGGTTGACGGCTTCTCAGCTGGTCTGGTTGACGAGGACAACGTGTTCGAGTGGAGCGTATCGATTATTGGCCCCCCTGATACTCTCTA TGAGGGGGGTTTCTTTAATGCCATCATGAGCTTTCCTTCTAATTACCCTAACAGCCCTCCATCGGTGAGGTTTACCTCAGAGATATGGCATCCTAATG TTTACTCAGATGGAAAGGTCTGCATTTCAATTCTTCATCCCCCTGGTGATGATCCAAATGGCTATGAGCGAGCAAGCGAACGTTGGAGTCCAGTCCATACA GTTGAGAGCATAGTTTTGAGTATTATATCAATGCTTTCAAGCCCTAATGATGAATCTCCTGCAAATGTGGATGCTGCA aAACAATGGAGAGACCAAAGGGACGAGTTCAGAAAGAAAGTCAGTCGCTGTGTCAGAAAATCACAAGAAATGTTATAA
- the LOC142640088 gene encoding uncharacterized protein LOC142640088: MRAPWKHALIIKPFERKVGFSFLDCIDLGMDYFLVNFELIEDMDNTLKGGPWFIGQQFLAIRQWEPEFKASYADFSSVTVWIRLSELPIEFYEPAALLKIGKAIGPILHIDTNTVNGVRGRFARICV, encoded by the coding sequence ATGAGAGCCCCATGGAAACATGCTCTCATCATTAAGCCATTTGAAAGAAAGGTGGGATTCTCATTCCTAGACTGCATTGACTTGGGAATGGATTACTTCCTTGTCAACTTTGAACTAATTGAGGACATGGACAATACTCTGAAGGGAGGCCCTTGGTTCATTGGGCAACAATTCTTGGCTATAAGGCAATGGGAACCTGAGTTTAAAGCCTCCTATGCTGATTTCTCCTCAGTCACAGTTTGGATAAGACTGTCTGAGCTGCCTATTGAATTCTATGAACCAGCTGCTCTGCTGAAGATTGGTAAGGCAATTGGACCTATCCTACACATTGACACCAATACTGTGAATGGTGTGAGAGGGCGGTTTGCACGTATATGTGTTTAG
- the LOC142638076 gene encoding CASP-like protein 4C1, which yields MRSPQALRNGENPSPHRRNSNFSTPSATPHHPASHFHSTVTVHKLRRFNSLILLFRLAAFCFSLTSSIFMITTNSRSSSSPHWYDFDAFRFVLAANAIVALYSLFEMVASVWEISRDTTLFPESLQVWFDFGHDQVLAYLLLSANSAGTEMARTLRNTATCTATNAFCVQSDISIALGFAGFLFLGFSSLLSGFRVVCFIINGSRFHL from the exons ATGCGATCCCCTCAAGCGCTCCGTAACGGCGAGAACCCATCACCTCACCGTCGCAACAGTAATTTCTCAACACCGTCGGCAACTCCTCACCACCCAGCGTCTCACTTCCACTCCACCGTGACCGTACACAAGCTCCGCCGCTTCAACTCCCTCATCCTCCTCTTCCGCCTCGCCGCCTTTTGCTTCTCTCTCACCTCCTCTATTTTCATGATCACCACCAATTCACGCTCCTCTTCTTCCCCGCATTGGTACGATTTCGACGCTTTCAG ATTCGTGTTGGCGGCGAATGCGATAGTGGCCTTGTACTCTCTCTTCGAAATGGTGGCCTCCGTTTGGGAAATCTCTAGAGACACCACTCTCTTCCCCGAAAGCTTACAGGTCTGGTTCGACTTCGGCCACGACCAG GTGCTCGCGTACCTGTTGTTGTCGGCAAATTCGGCGGGAACGGAGATGGCGAGGACGCTGAGGAACACCGCCACGTGTACGGCCACAAATGCATTCTGCGTCCAATCAGACATTTCGATCGCATTGGGATTCGCGGGGTTTCTGTTCCTAGGGTTTTCTTCTCTGCTCTCGGGCTTTCGGGTCGTTTGTTTCATAATCAACGGCTCTCGTTTTCATCTTTGA